Proteins co-encoded in one Haladaptatus sp. ZSTT2 genomic window:
- the nirK gene encoding copper-containing nitrite reductase has product MALAGCTIGNSPSNDIRTSPLQLQTEVELEPAKPVDVERIAADPRDIPAPISRTTPTTVEVELETLELVAEVESGVTFTYMTFNGQVPGPFIRTRVGDTVDLTIRNHENNSMVHNVDFHACRGPGGGAEATTVAPGEEKRLRFKVTYPGAFIYHCAVANVDYHISAGMFGIILVEPEEGLPPVDHEFYLGQHELYTNGKTGQKGHHEFDFVRMAMEDPTYVLMNGEKYAITPNKYAEMNVKTGETVRIFYGVGGPNLFSSFHPIGSVWDEVWEQGALASEPMRYVQTTPVLPGSSCVATMSFPVPGDFKLVDHALSRVARKGALAIVTAEGPANADIFEPIE; this is encoded by the coding sequence ATGGCACTGGCTGGCTGTACGATAGGAAACTCGCCAAGCAACGACATCCGGACGAGCCCACTCCAACTCCAAACTGAGGTCGAACTTGAACCGGCAAAGCCTGTCGATGTCGAGAGAATCGCCGCAGATCCACGTGATATCCCGGCCCCGATTTCTCGAACGACCCCCACAACAGTCGAGGTTGAACTAGAAACGCTCGAACTCGTTGCTGAGGTCGAGTCGGGAGTCACGTTCACGTACATGACGTTCAACGGGCAGGTTCCTGGGCCATTCATTCGCACCCGCGTCGGCGATACGGTCGATCTTACGATTCGAAACCACGAAAACAACTCGATGGTCCACAATGTGGACTTCCACGCGTGCCGTGGCCCGGGAGGGGGTGCTGAGGCGACGACTGTCGCGCCAGGCGAGGAAAAGCGTCTCCGTTTCAAGGTGACCTATCCAGGTGCGTTCATCTACCACTGTGCAGTTGCAAACGTCGATTACCACATCAGCGCCGGAATGTTCGGCATCATCCTCGTCGAACCCGAGGAGGGGCTCCCTCCGGTCGACCACGAGTTCTACCTCGGCCAACACGAACTCTACACGAACGGGAAGACCGGCCAGAAGGGCCACCACGAGTTCGACTTCGTGCGAATGGCGATGGAGGATCCAACGTACGTTCTGATGAACGGCGAGAAGTATGCGATTACGCCGAACAAATACGCCGAGATGAACGTTAAGACGGGTGAAACCGTGCGCATCTTCTACGGCGTCGGTGGCCCAAACCTGTTCAGCAGCTTCCATCCAATCGGCAGCGTGTGGGACGAAGTCTGGGAACAGGGTGCACTGGCGAGCGAGCCGATGCGGTACGTCCAGACGACTCCCGTACTTCCCGGCAGTTCGTGTGTCGCGACGATGTCATTCCCCGTGCCGGGTGACTTCAAACTCGTCGACCACGCACTCTCACGAGTTGCCCGTAAAGGGGCACTCGCCATCGTCACTGCTGAAGGACCAGCGAATGCAGACATATTTGAGCCGATTGAATGA
- a CDS encoding GAF domain-containing protein — protein MTAGVMGFWRHWAIAVLGAILVLFNLGTFWASSSSSIVAAIESIVPFVLAVVLTAYGVKVGRRPFSATRMEPLIKWSVAGMFLIGLLGMWEMGLQMLKGATISQTIHEVSRTATVGAVVGSVIGLYDGRGNEQLREATRSQQAIAAATDGIAILNEDGEYETMNQAHAKVYGYDDRETFLGETWHMCYTETEVTRIEQEVMPELATEGSWRGELVGLRKDGSEFPQEITLSARSDGGLVCIVRDISDRVEHETKLEALHSVTQTFLTAESIESIAEQIITTANDVLGYPLAVVWTYDATNDRLVPYSVSDSARDYIEQQGLDEFPILESGSAEVEQFKRGASTYVPRYETLENRQNENIPLGAVLMIPLGEYGMISIRTQKSDGISASDRLLAEILGSSAQTAIEKLDREQKLVSREQRLSTILENMPVILFAFDRERTITLQVGSALEHVGVEQNQMVGLQLEEAVSNSPAVLEAAELSLNGEFVDCTLDLWGQTYQVWYQPLWDSEDGEVTSVLGVAMDVTEREKRERGIRLLHESTRDMMLETDPVEICQIAVETAQNALGLPVSGIWLKTDDRPRLEPVAWSEAADSMFDELPVCTPGNSIVWQTYESGEVIHYDDVSEATKRFNPETKVRSELNLPLGEYGVMNIGSLDYGAFDETDITLSKLLVANTLAALERADRERALQQQKEQMEFFNSILRHDVLNGMMVIRSRGEFLTEQLAEEQLRFAKTIVGWSDDVIDIVQRVRTVLNTLTGDKGAAFEAVNLSTTLQKEIERVGNTYPAVQFETDVPADLTVQANELLGDVFGNIITNAVAHNEMDGLHITVTAEKQAQQASIRIADNGRGVPDEQKDAVFRRGTSGHTTETNSGFGLYFVDSMVESYGGSVWIEDNTPQGAVFVIELPIPATERPMLDHEQ, from the coding sequence ATGACTGCTGGTGTAATGGGGTTTTGGCGTCACTGGGCGATTGCGGTTCTCGGCGCAATCCTCGTATTGTTTAACCTCGGAACCTTTTGGGCCAGCTCAAGTTCCTCGATTGTGGCGGCAATCGAGTCAATTGTGCCGTTCGTGCTCGCGGTTGTACTTACCGCCTACGGTGTCAAAGTGGGTCGTCGCCCATTCTCTGCAACCCGGATGGAGCCACTCATCAAATGGAGTGTTGCCGGCATGTTTCTCATCGGACTGCTCGGGATGTGGGAGATGGGCCTCCAAATGCTCAAGGGTGCAACCATCAGTCAGACCATCCACGAAGTTTCGAGAACCGCGACGGTCGGAGCCGTCGTCGGGTCGGTCATTGGACTGTACGATGGGCGAGGGAACGAGCAACTCCGTGAAGCAACGCGCTCCCAACAAGCCATCGCCGCTGCGACAGATGGGATCGCCATCCTCAACGAAGACGGCGAGTACGAGACGATGAATCAGGCACATGCGAAGGTGTACGGCTACGACGACCGCGAGACGTTCCTCGGCGAAACGTGGCATATGTGCTACACGGAAACCGAGGTGACCCGGATCGAACAGGAGGTCATGCCGGAGCTTGCCACCGAAGGATCGTGGCGCGGCGAACTCGTCGGGCTCCGAAAGGACGGGAGTGAGTTCCCACAGGAGATAACGCTCTCGGCGCGGTCAGATGGCGGACTCGTCTGCATCGTTCGAGACATCTCAGATCGCGTCGAGCACGAAACCAAACTCGAAGCACTCCACAGCGTTACTCAAACATTCCTGACGGCAGAGTCAATCGAATCGATTGCAGAGCAGATAATCACGACCGCAAACGACGTCCTCGGCTACCCGCTCGCGGTCGTGTGGACGTACGACGCCACAAACGATCGGCTCGTCCCGTATTCAGTGAGCGATAGTGCGCGTGATTACATCGAACAACAGGGGTTGGATGAGTTCCCCATTCTCGAATCGGGGTCTGCTGAGGTAGAACAGTTCAAACGAGGGGCATCGACTTACGTACCGCGGTACGAAACACTCGAAAACCGCCAGAACGAGAACATCCCCCTTGGGGCTGTGTTGATGATACCACTCGGTGAATACGGAATGATCAGCATCAGAACGCAAAAGTCGGATGGCATTTCTGCATCCGACCGCCTTCTCGCGGAGATTCTCGGGTCAAGTGCACAAACGGCAATCGAAAAACTCGACCGAGAGCAAAAGCTCGTGAGCCGCGAGCAGCGACTCAGTACGATCTTAGAAAACATGCCGGTCATCCTGTTCGCCTTCGATAGAGAGCGAACAATCACCCTCCAAGTGGGAAGCGCGCTCGAACACGTTGGGGTGGAACAGAATCAGATGGTGGGACTGCAGCTCGAAGAGGCTGTCAGCAACTCACCAGCGGTTCTAGAAGCAGCAGAACTGAGCCTCAACGGCGAGTTCGTCGATTGCACACTCGACCTCTGGGGACAGACCTACCAGGTCTGGTATCAGCCGCTCTGGGACAGCGAAGATGGAGAGGTCACGAGCGTCCTCGGCGTCGCCATGGACGTGACCGAACGCGAAAAGCGCGAACGCGGAATCCGACTGCTGCACGAATCGACCCGCGACATGATGCTGGAGACGGACCCTGTCGAGATCTGTCAGATAGCGGTCGAAACCGCACAGAACGCACTGGGGTTGCCAGTGTCGGGTATCTGGCTCAAGACAGACGACCGACCACGACTCGAACCAGTCGCGTGGAGCGAGGCGGCCGACTCGATGTTCGACGAACTACCCGTGTGTACACCGGGCAACAGCATCGTATGGCAGACGTATGAGAGCGGCGAGGTCATTCATTACGACGACGTGAGCGAGGCGACGAAGCGGTTCAATCCGGAAACGAAGGTTCGAAGTGAGCTCAACTTGCCACTCGGCGAGTACGGCGTGATGAACATCGGCTCGCTCGACTACGGCGCGTTCGATGAGACGGATATCACGCTGTCGAAACTCCTCGTCGCTAACACCCTCGCCGCGCTTGAACGAGCAGACCGCGAACGGGCACTGCAACAACAAAAAGAGCAGATGGAGTTTTTCAACTCGATTCTGCGCCACGACGTGTTAAACGGGATGATGGTGATTCGAAGTCGAGGCGAGTTCCTCACAGAGCAGCTCGCCGAAGAGCAGTTGCGGTTCGCAAAGACGATTGTGGGCTGGAGCGACGACGTCATCGACATCGTCCAGCGGGTTCGGACAGTGTTGAATACGCTCACCGGCGACAAAGGCGCAGCCTTCGAAGCGGTTAACCTCTCTACAACGCTCCAAAAGGAGATCGAGCGCGTCGGGAACACCTATCCAGCGGTGCAGTTCGAAACGGACGTTCCAGCAGACCTCACGGTGCAAGCAAACGAATTGCTCGGTGATGTGTTCGGCAACATCATCACGAACGCCGTCGCTCACAACGAGATGGACGGACTCCATATCACGGTGACAGCGGAGAAACAGGCACAACAAGCCTCGATTCGCATCGCCGACAACGGCCGTGGCGTTCCTGACGAACAGAAAGATGCGGTGTTCCGACGCGGAACGTCAGGGCACACCACAGAAACGAACTCCGGTTTTGGCCTCTACTTCGTCGATTCAATGGTCGAGTCGTACGGTGGCAGCGTCTGGATAGAAGACAACACACCCCAGGGTGCCGTGTTCGTCATCGAACTTCCGATCCCTGCTACGGAACGACCAATGTTAGACCACGAACAGTGA
- a CDS encoding CPBP family intramembrane glutamic endopeptidase: protein MATLRLPWVDEHPVAAFFIGAYAYTWVISAPALFMEPSWTAAIFIYLGSFGPPISAAVVTWLRGDDVRAWARQITKWNVGWQWWAIAFGLPLLAAVLITAGIVAVRGPVDLGQSLVSPALFVGVFLFALVLSGGLNEEPGWRGFAQPRLNERYGAVRASLIVGIVWAGWHLPYFFAPITPHSSFPLVNRIGWFGGILALSILLAWVYNNTGSVLIAMVLHAMVNTADMVIPLAADQILVDGVINEQAVGIVTSVHLLVYVFIALVIVAFFGRETLARGEPPGSSYIGDRQQMVADN from the coding sequence ATGGCAACACTTCGTCTCCCGTGGGTCGATGAACACCCGGTTGCGGCGTTTTTCATCGGCGCGTACGCCTATACGTGGGTCATCTCCGCGCCAGCACTGTTCATGGAACCGAGCTGGACGGCGGCCATTTTCATCTATCTAGGGAGCTTCGGGCCACCAATTAGTGCGGCCGTCGTGACGTGGCTCAGGGGCGATGACGTCAGAGCCTGGGCCCGACAAATTACGAAATGGAACGTTGGGTGGCAGTGGTGGGCTATCGCGTTTGGCCTCCCACTTCTCGCTGCGGTACTCATCACGGCCGGAATCGTTGCCGTCCGTGGGCCGGTTGATCTCGGCCAATCGCTCGTCTCACCGGCGTTATTCGTCGGAGTTTTCCTCTTTGCGCTGGTTCTCAGTGGTGGGCTCAACGAGGAACCTGGCTGGCGTGGGTTTGCCCAGCCACGACTTAACGAGCGCTACGGCGCGGTTCGGGCGAGCCTCATCGTCGGCATCGTTTGGGCGGGATGGCACCTACCGTACTTCTTCGCGCCCATCACGCCACACTCGAGTTTTCCGCTCGTAAACAGAATCGGATGGTTTGGCGGTATTCTCGCACTCTCGATACTGCTGGCGTGGGTATACAACAACACGGGCAGCGTGCTCATCGCGATGGTTTTGCACGCGATGGTGAATACAGCAGACATGGTCATCCCGCTTGCCGCCGACCAAATTCTGGTCGATGGTGTCATCAACGAACAGGCGGTTGGCATCGTCACGAGCGTCCACTTGTTGGTGTACGTCTTCATCGCGCTCGTCATCGTCGCCTTCTTCGGGCGAGAAACCCTCGCTCGTGGAGAGCCACCGGGATCGTCGTATATCGGTGACCGACAACAGATGGTAGCCGACAACTGA
- a CDS encoding halocyanin domain-containing protein has protein sequence MGASNTTPRINRRGFLKTATVLTVGGAALGSTRRVAAQDGSNLTEWFANVSNYRGIVDKRGNARVGVTVGAEGNGGGFAFDPPAVRVDPGTTIVWTWTGEGGMHNVVAEDGAYKSELLEAAESTFEYTFDDEGVSTYVCGPHKPMGMKGAVIIGDSNVTASPPKPDYTYVSREPDYGDWFDDVDNFEGTVDMRGQTDVRVYIGAEGNGGGFAISPPAIHIDPGTRVHWEWIGEGGPHKFVAEDGTYASPLQSTGEWGYAFDGVGISKYACEPHGKQGMKGAIVVGDVFEGVYEITPAHLSVFGALGAALLSPLAFGAFLRIRDRLNTQRKN, from the coding sequence ATGGGTGCGTCCAACACAACTCCACGCATTAACAGACGTGGATTTCTCAAAACGGCGACCGTGCTCACTGTCGGTGGGGCAGCTCTTGGGTCCACACGCAGGGTTGCTGCGCAAGACGGAAGCAATCTCACCGAGTGGTTTGCGAACGTTTCTAACTATCGTGGTATCGTCGACAAGCGCGGCAACGCGCGCGTAGGGGTTACGGTCGGTGCCGAGGGAAACGGCGGCGGGTTCGCATTTGACCCGCCAGCGGTTCGCGTCGATCCGGGCACGACAATCGTCTGGACGTGGACCGGTGAGGGTGGAATGCACAATGTCGTCGCCGAGGACGGCGCTTACAAGAGTGAGCTGCTTGAAGCTGCAGAGAGTACGTTCGAATACACGTTCGATGATGAGGGAGTTTCGACCTATGTCTGTGGCCCGCACAAGCCAATGGGGATGAAAGGTGCGGTAATCATCGGCGATAGCAACGTCACCGCCTCACCACCGAAACCCGACTACACGTACGTTTCTCGCGAACCCGATTACGGCGACTGGTTCGACGACGTTGATAACTTCGAGGGCACCGTCGACATGCGTGGACAAACAGATGTGCGCGTGTACATCGGTGCGGAGGGAAACGGCGGCGGATTTGCGATTTCCCCACCGGCCATTCACATAGATCCCGGCACCCGCGTCCACTGGGAGTGGATTGGTGAGGGCGGTCCACACAAATTCGTGGCCGAAGATGGCACGTACGCAAGCCCGCTACAGTCCACAGGCGAATGGGGGTACGCCTTCGATGGCGTCGGTATCAGTAAGTACGCCTGCGAACCACACGGGAAACAAGGAATGAAAGGCGCAATCGTCGTGGGTGATGTCTTCGAGGGAGTGTACGAAATCACCCCTGCACACCTCAGTGTGTTCGGTGCCCTCGGTGCGGCGCTGCTCTCCCCGCTCGCGTTTGGTGCATTCTTACGGATTCGAGACCGCTTGAATACTCAACGCAAGAACTAG
- a CDS encoding multicopper oxidase family protein, with protein MPSDPTRRTVLKAAGSALTLPALYAGTSAATTAGTSPELEKYVQPLPIPTERTPDGRRNGAKYYEIPIVEFSERLHPDLPKTTLWGFDGQYPGPIINARRNERLNIRFDNSSLPEAHLLSVDERIAGTKPEDYPGFDGLVPEVRTVTHVHGLNVEPESDGQADMWTSPDGSTGPRFAKHVHELPNRQSRMTTSYHDHTRGISRLNNYAGLVGFYFITSQAEEHLNLPSDEYDVPLMLHDRTFNEDGSLSYPDSFEPNVAGDTAVINGAVWPYMEVEPRRYRLRFVNTSNGRTYNLHLENDDGTDVPTMHQFAADHGFLDRVVPIGPDGDLHSLLLAPFERGDVIVDFSAHAGETITLRNDAPFPFTGLDEHGDHDGHMESGTSLPELMQIRVAESNGKVADESADSTTLDLPTVPRPNEKAARKTRHMTMTMTQDEFGRPLHLLNNRRFNDETTIKPHLGTTEIWNVENKTMHTHPLHLHLVHFDVLGRGPDGTDEPAPNERVGKDVVRVNPGETVRILVKFGDFVGQYPWHCHILEHEDHEMMRPFEVVRKVESVTHD; from the coding sequence ATGCCCTCCGACCCCACCCGACGAACCGTGTTGAAGGCGGCTGGGAGCGCCCTGACACTCCCCGCGCTGTACGCTGGAACGAGCGCAGCTACCACCGCAGGCACGTCACCAGAACTCGAAAAGTACGTCCAACCGCTACCGATTCCGACTGAACGAACGCCCGATGGACGACGAAATGGAGCGAAATACTACGAGATCCCGATCGTGGAATTTTCGGAGCGGCTGCACCCCGACCTCCCGAAAACGACGCTGTGGGGATTTGACGGGCAATACCCCGGGCCGATTATCAACGCACGGCGAAACGAGCGGCTCAACATTCGGTTCGACAATAGTTCGCTCCCGGAAGCCCACCTCCTGTCTGTAGACGAGCGAATTGCGGGAACGAAGCCCGAGGATTATCCCGGCTTCGACGGCCTCGTTCCAGAGGTGCGAACGGTAACGCACGTACACGGCCTCAACGTCGAACCGGAGAGCGATGGTCAGGCGGACATGTGGACTTCCCCTGATGGAAGTACCGGGCCTCGATTCGCCAAGCACGTCCACGAGCTTCCGAATCGGCAATCGAGGATGACAACGTCGTATCACGACCACACGCGAGGCATTAGTCGGTTGAACAACTACGCCGGCTTGGTCGGCTTCTACTTCATCACCAGTCAGGCAGAAGAGCACCTCAACCTGCCAAGTGACGAGTACGACGTTCCGCTCATGCTCCACGACCGGACGTTCAACGAAGACGGCTCGCTCTCCTATCCGGACTCGTTCGAACCGAACGTCGCTGGCGATACGGCCGTAATCAACGGTGCAGTGTGGCCGTATATGGAGGTCGAACCGCGTCGCTATCGCCTCCGGTTCGTGAACACCTCGAACGGCCGGACGTACAACCTCCACCTCGAAAACGACGACGGCACGGACGTCCCGACGATGCACCAGTTTGCCGCCGATCACGGCTTCCTCGACCGGGTCGTCCCCATCGGGCCGGACGGTGACCTGCACTCGCTGTTGCTCGCTCCCTTCGAGCGCGGCGACGTTATCGTTGATTTCTCAGCACACGCAGGCGAGACGATCACGCTCAGGAACGACGCCCCGTTCCCGTTTACTGGCCTCGACGAACACGGTGACCACGATGGCCACATGGAATCGGGAACGTCCCTTCCCGAGTTGATGCAGATTCGAGTCGCAGAGTCAAACGGCAAGGTGGCAGACGAGAGTGCAGACTCAACCACACTCGACCTGCCAACGGTTCCGCGACCAAACGAGAAGGCCGCGCGAAAAACGCGCCACATGACGATGACCATGACCCAAGACGAGTTTGGTCGTCCGCTTCACTTGCTGAACAACCGACGATTCAACGACGAAACCACTATCAAACCACACCTTGGGACGACCGAGATCTGGAACGTCGAAAACAAGACCATGCACACCCACCCGCTCCATCTCCACCTGGTTCACTTCGATGTTCTCGGACGCGGGCCTGACGGAACGGACGAACCTGCCCCGAACGAACGGGTTGGCAAAGACGTCGTTCGAGTGAATCCTGGGGAGACGGTTCGAATTCTCGTGAAATTCGGGGATTTCGTCGGCCAGTATCCGTGGCACTGCCACATCCTCGAACACGAGGATCACGAGATGATGCGTCCCTTTGAAGTCGTGCGAAAGGTTGAGTCAGTTACTCACGACTGA